From the genome of Thermodesulfobacteriota bacterium:
TCCCATCCGGAAAGGCCGGTTGATAGGGAAATGCTCCGTCAGATGACCGAGATTATGGCCCATCGCGGCCCGGACAGCCAGGGTTTTCATATTGCGCCCGGGGTCGGCCTGGGAATTAGGCGCCTGAGTATTATAGACCTGGAAGCCGGGGACCAGCCGATTTTTAACGAAGACGGGTCCATAATCGTCGTTTGTAATGGAGAGATTTATAATTTCAAAGAGCTCAGGCAAGAGCTACTGGCCCGCGGCCACCGTTTTAAAACCCACTCGGACATAGAGGTAATCGTTCATCTTTATGAAGACCATGGTGAAGAATGCGTCAGCTATTTAAGAGGTATGTTCGGCTTTGCCTTATGGGATAGAAACCGCCGCCAGCTTATGCTCGCCCGAGACCGTCTCGGCATAAAACCGCTATTTTACTCTACGAACATGGAAGGGATATACTTTGGCTCGGAGATAAAGTCCATACTGATGAGCGGCGGTATAGAAAGGGAAATGGACGTGAAGGCACTCAAGGATTTGTTCAACCTGGGTTTTGTCCTTTCACCCAAGACCCTATTTACCCGGATTCGTCGGCTGTTGCCCGGACATTATCTTCTTTATCGGGACGGCAAATCATCCATTCGCCAATATTGGGACGTTCGCTTTCCGACGCGGGGTGAAGATACGCCTCGAAGAAGCCAGCAGGAATGGGCCGAATTACTCAGGTATAAGCTAGAGGAATCCGTAAGAATTCATTTACGGAGCGACGTTCCCGTCGGGGCATGGCTAAGCAGCGGAATCGACTCTAGCTCCATCGCTTCCCTGATGAGCTTAAATAGCGATCGCCCTATAGAGACCTTCTCTCTCGCATTCGAGAACCAGCGGTTTGACGAGATAAGCCAGCAGAAAACCTTGAATCACTTTAAGTTCTATAATCTCGATAACCGACAGGCGCTATGTACTGCTAAGGACTTTGAGATTCTGCCCAAGGCTGTATGGCACTGCGAGGACCCATTCACCACCGGCGTCGAGATTCCTCAAATGATCCTCTCTCAGTTGGCGTCAAATAGCGTCAAGGTAGTACTGACCGGAGAAGGTTCCGACGAAATCTTCGGGGGCTATCCCTGGTTCATAACCCACAAGCTATTACAGCCCTTCACAAAGCTCCCCAGGGGGATGCAAAGATTCTTGGCCCGGATGCCGGCGGTCAGAAGAAGATGGCCGCGGGCAAGCCGAATACTCAGCGCTCCATCCGAGATGAACCTGGCTCGATATAAATTTGTCATCGACTCCGGAATTGCCGAGTTTGATGACCAAATCTTTTCCGACGACCTGAGATACAAACTATCCGACCAATCTAGTGCCGAAGACTCCCTAAGCCTCCCCCGAGAGTTCAATAGCTGGCATACCTTTGCACAACTGCAATACCTGGAACTGAAGGTGCGTCTCCCGGACTATATTACTAGACACTTAGATGCAGCCTCCATGGCCTATTCACTGGAAGCGCGAGTGCCCTTCCTGGACCATGAACTCGTGGAGTTCTCCACTCAAATCCCACCCTCTTTGAAAATGCGAGGCGTTCAGGAAAAACACATACTCCGCCAAGCTATGCGCGACGTTTTACCCAGGGAAATTGCCCAGCGAAAGAAGCGCGGACTCTCCGCCCCGTACGCACAATGGGTGGACGAGCTACCGGCATTTGCCTCGGAATTAATGTCCGAAAACTGTCTCAGAGAAAAAGGATATTTTAACCCCGAGTTTATGACCCAGTTGGCTGGGCAACACGGACTTAGGAAGACCGTCCACAGTAAGTATTTGATGGGCGTCCTCGGAATTCAGCTTTGGGACGACCTTTTCATGAAAGGCTGTAAGCCTCGGAATCAATAAACGAAGTTGAATACAGTTCATAAATTCAAGCATAAAAAAAAATGTCTTTCTCTGGGAATGCTTCCTGAGGCTCCTGTATTTACTCGCATACCTATGGCGTCTATTTCTTTTCCGAACAACCTTTATAGCCATAACCGGAAGCGTAGGAAAAACGACAACCAAAGAGTGTCTAGGGGCCATACTCTCCGCTCATTTTCCTACCGCTATGACTCAATACAATCAAAATGATGCTTACGGTGTCCCCCGTACCATACTTCGAATAAGACCATGGCACCGATTTGCCGTGGTGGAAATCGGAACCAGCCGACCGGGGCGGGTCGGTAAATTAGCTAGACTGGTGAGGCCTCATATCGCTATCGTGCTGGCAGTGGCCAGGACACACATCAACTTCTTCAAGACACTAGAAGAAACAGCCAGAGAGAAGGCCCGGATTTTGGAGCCTCTTTCCTCCGACGGATTGGCCATTCTGAACGCTGACGACCCACGCGTGCTAAGAATGGCCGACAACTGCAAGTGCAAAGTGAAGACGTTTGGTCTATCGAAAGAGTATAATCTATGGGCCGATGAGATATCGTCAAAATGGCCCGAACATCTGACCCTTAGGGTGCATACCCGGTCTCAGGCCGAATGGATTAAGACTAATTTGGTCGGGGAGCACTGGGTGAGCTCGATTTTGGCCGCTGTCCTTGCGGCCCTTTCCTGCGGAATTTCGCTCAAAGATGCAGCCGCGGCACTGGAGAAAGTCAACCCGGCTATGGGTCGTATGCAGCCGGTAGTTGTTCCTTCCGGAGCTATTATTCTACGGGATGAAGAAAACGGCTCGTCGGATACTTTGCTGCCGGCACTGAAGGTCTTGAAAGAAGCCGAAGCTAAGCGTCGGGTACTGGTTATGAGTGATATCTCCGATTCTCGTGATAAGCCCCGTGACCGGCTTAAGAAATTGGGAAAGACTGCCTCACAAATAGCCGACCTAGCAGTCTTTATCGGTGAACACGGGCATCACGCTGTAAAGACGGCCATCGCGTCCGGGATGAAACCGGAGCAGGCTCTTCATTTTAAAGACCTATACCGAGCGGCTCTATACCTACGGTCAGAGCTTCGGAGTGGAGACCTGGTGTTGCTGAAGGGACGAATTACCGACCATCTCTCCAGGTTATTCCTGGCCCAGTTTGGACCAATCGGCTGCTGGAAGACTAAGTGTGGGAAGACTTTTCTTTGCGATATCTGTAAGGAGTTAAAACCAGAGTTCGACCTGGGCGGTTTAGAATCAAGACTATTTATTCAATGAAGGAAAATCATTGGTAGGGAACCATGTTATCCAACCCGTAGATAACATTTTAAGGTACCCTGGCAGAGAGTAAAATCGTGATTTCCCCACTAGACCAACTATTAACACTATACACATTACTGCGTCACCAATATGTCACAAGAGAGGAGGTCGTTGCGTTCCGGAATAAGAGGCTCCGGGACCTGATAGCTCATGCCTATAATAATGTCCCTTACTACCGTAAATTGCTCGACCGTGCAGGTCTTGGGCCCGGCGACATCAAAACCACAGACGACCTCGGCAAAATCCCGGTCACCTCGAAGAACGACCTACGGTCTTTACCAGAAGAAGAAATTGTTGCACGCGGTGTAAACCCAAAAAATCTTGTTGTACGGAGGACCAGCGGCTCCTCAGGCGAACCCCTTATTATTCGCCGCACCTGGTTCGAAGAGAGGCTTCTCGGTACGATTATACTGCGTTCCCGGCAAGACTTTGGGGTGCGAATGACCGACACCACAGCCAGTATAGGGCTTGTCCGGCCAATTCTGCTCAAAGACCGCCTAACTCCGACGCATTTTCTTCAGGCGCTTGGTTTATACCGTAGGGTCGGGATTAGCTGTCTATTACCCCCAGACCGTATTTTGTCCAAACTAGAGCGTACTCGTCCCGATGCCCTGGCCGGGTTTCCCGGAGTGATTTCGCATCTGGCTCGGGTCATCTGCAACGAGGGGCGCTTCTCAATCACCCCTCGCATAGTCATGGTAGGAGGAGAAGTACTTACCCCACTAATGCGAACACAGATTAGCAAAGCCTTCTCAGCCCCGGTTTTCGAGACTTACGGCAGCCACGAATTCAACCAGATTGCCAGACAATGTAAAGAGACGGGAGAACTGCACGTATGTGATGACAGTGTGATCCTCGAGGTTGTTAAAGACGGCCGCCCCGTCGAAATCGGCGAGAGAGGCGAGGTCGTTTGCACAGGCCTCCACTCCTTTGCTATGCCCTTCATCCGGTACAGGTTAGGGGACATTGTCACCAAAGGATTAGAAATTTGCCGATGCGGACAGCCTTTTTCGACGATAAGCACGGTACAGGGGCGTATGCTAGATTATTTTTCTCTCCCGGGAGGACGAATGGTGCATCCTTACGAGATTATACGCATTATCGTCAGCGACATAGCCCCGTGGGTTAGCCAATACCAACTGATACAGGAGAGTGTGGACCGGATTACCTGTCTTGTAGTACCCTCTGCCAATCCTACTCCCTCTCAAGTGGCAGTAGTAGAGGATTCCGCAACCAAATTGCTAGGACCGGGAGTGGAATTCCGGATAGTTCTGGTCCTCGAGATACAATTCGATTCAAACGGAAAGTTCCGTGTGGCCCGTTCGATGGTGAAGTCCGATTACGACGAAATCGACTGGAATCACCCAGAAAAGGTTAGTCCCTGAGCTTTCAACTATGTATATGACCGAATTCGACCGAGATAATGATATAAGCTCCATAGTCGAAACCTTGGGTGACTCCAATGTTACCCAAATATTCGTACACAGCGTCACCTCGCTTAAGAACATCGGCGAGTATATCAAAATTAAGCCGGAATTAGCCAAATATTCGGAAAGAGCCCTGGTATTGGCAAGGCCTGACGATTTGGTCTGCGTTCCGTACGATGTAGACAACCAGCATCTTCAATTCCTCTCCGGACTGGCTGTAGGCACTAAAAAAGAAAAAGTAATAGTTGCTTCTGGTGGCGTTAATACCGGCGTCGGGGCAAGTCTATCTGACCTAGTAGCTGCTAATCCTGATGCGCTTTTGACAATTAGAAGGCTGATTAAGCCCAACAAGAAAATTATCCTGAACCCTTACATAACAACCCACCGAGAAATTAGGCTGGCTTCCACTTTAGAGAAGGTTCTAGCCACGAAAATCCATCTCGATGGTGGAGCCCCGGAGGCAGTCTGCTATGCCGACCAAAAGTGCAAGGTCAGAAATAAAGCACTCGCACTCGGAATACCGGTTCCCCAAGGCGAAGTTATAGAAATCATGCGGGGAGAAGATGGAAGGCCCTTAAGCATGACACCGATCGAGTCCGGCGTAGGCCGCCACATCCATAGAACCGGTAGAGTGGTTATCAAAGGAACTCATGGGACATCCGGAGATTCAACCTTCATCGTAGAAAAAGGTGCTCCTAGCATAAAGCAAGCTCTAAACGAGATTGCGGAGAAAGACTACAACACCACATATATCGTAGAGTCTATGATTGATTTTACCGTCTCTCCAAACGTTCTGATGTATATAGAGCCCGGCAAGGGCGATATTTTCTGCGTGGGCATCACCGACCAGGTCCTTAATGAAAACCTGATGCACGAGGGCAACATTTACCCATCCGTAGCTAACACGTTAAAAGATATGGTACTTTCAGCCAGGACGCTATCAAGGTGGCTGCAGGCGAAGGGATACAGCGGTTTACTGGGGTTCGATTTCATAGAGTATTTTGACCGGGAAAAGGGTCTATACCAGCACTATCTTGCCGAAATCAACCCGAGAACCAACGCCGCCACCTATCCCCGAGCACTCATGGAACACCTTAATAAAGAGCAGAAAAGAAAAGGACGGCCGATTATCCAGGCATTTCTCTCACTCAACGTCAGGACGAAGGCGATTTCGTTCGCAGACATCGAGAAATTATATGACCACTCATTCTTTGACCCGGAAACCGGCAAAGGATTGGTTCCTTTCAATATCGGCTGCCTGGAATACGGCAAGTTTACCGCGGCTCTTTTTGGAAAAACCAGAAACGAGGTTTTGAACATTTATAAGGACCTCTCTATACTGTCACAAAAGGAAGAAGAACAATTAAAGTAGATTATGATGAACATGCAATACTCTACCCCCTCGTTTCAAAATAAGACGCCCTTCATCTCGATTATTATTCCAGTGCATAATGGGGAGAACTATATCGATAAGTGTTTAGATTCAATACTTGCCTCTACTTATAACCCTTATGAAATCATAGTCGTCGACGATGCCTCTACAGACAAAAGCGCTGAAATCAGCAGGGGAAAAGGTGCGTCGGTACTTCGACTGGACCGCCAATCCGGTCCGGCGGCCGCGCGCAATTTTGGCGCTGAGAAAGCAAAGGGAGAAATACTCTTTTTCGTCGATTCCGACATAGTAGTCAAGCCTGATACCATTACTCGCATAGCTGAAGACTTTATGAAGAATCCAGAAATTGTGGCTGTCTTCGGCTCTTATGATGACAGTCCTGCTGCCTCTGACCTGTTGTCCCAGTATCGGAATCTTTTTCACCACTACATACACCAAAATTCTCAATCGGAAGCAAAAACCTTCTGGGCGGGCTGCGGCGCTATTTATCGGGAGATCTTCCATCAACTCAATGGTTTCGATGAATATCTCTACACTAAACCGTCCATCGAGGATATAGAACTGGGGCTACGGATGTGGAAAAGAGGCTACCGAATTCTTCTAGACAAAGAGCTTCAGGTTAAACACCTGAAGCACTGGAAATGGCGAAGTTGTCTGAAAACAGACATCTTTGACCGCGCCATCCCCTGGTCCAGGTTGATTCTGGAGAGCGGTTTATTACCGCGTGATTTAAACCTCCAAATCCCCCACCGGATAAGCGCTTTATTAGTAGGGATATTAGTTCTCACGGTTATCGTCTCGCTTTTAGGCGCTCTTAATCTGTTCAAATTCCCCGCAGATAATTTTTTCATAGCTTCTTTGGCGCTAATCGCCACGCTCCTAATCCTTAATCGAAAGGTATACGGGTTTTTCTATCGGGAGAGGGGACTAAAATTCACTGTCACGGCTATACCACTTCATTTCCTCTACTATTTTTACAGCGGCACTTCTTTTGCCGCATGCTGGCTTCTTCATAGGTTTCCGATTTTACGCTCGGTCTTGCACAAGGCCAATGCTTTCGCCCAAAGTCTTCTTCAAAGAAATTGACCGATGCCACGGACTAATACTAATATTATACTCGCTGTCATGCTTTCCGAGCTGGGCTTATATAATAAACCCAAGGGGCTAAAGTATATTGGTCATGGTACGAAAAGGGAGCCGAACAACGCCTTAGACGGCGATGAATAGAGGAGTTCTTGGTCAAATGATGAACCCGGATATCTTAGTTTCAATCATCATCCCGGTTTACAACTCACAAAAAACCATCTTTGAGTGTCTTAAATCGGTATACGATTCCGATTTTCAGAATTTTGAGGTCATAGTCATCGATGATAACT
Proteins encoded in this window:
- the asnB gene encoding asparagine synthase (glutamine-hydrolyzing), which codes for MCGICGVVYSHPERPVDREMLRQMTEIMAHRGPDSQGFHIAPGVGLGIRRLSIIDLEAGDQPIFNEDGSIIVVCNGEIYNFKELRQELLARGHRFKTHSDIEVIVHLYEDHGEECVSYLRGMFGFALWDRNRRQLMLARDRLGIKPLFYSTNMEGIYFGSEIKSILMSGGIEREMDVKALKDLFNLGFVLSPKTLFTRIRRLLPGHYLLYRDGKSSIRQYWDVRFPTRGEDTPRRSQQEWAELLRYKLEESVRIHLRSDVPVGAWLSSGIDSSSIASLMSLNSDRPIETFSLAFENQRFDEISQQKTLNHFKFYNLDNRQALCTAKDFEILPKAVWHCEDPFTTGVEIPQMILSQLASNSVKVVLTGEGSDEIFGGYPWFITHKLLQPFTKLPRGMQRFLARMPAVRRRWPRASRILSAPSEMNLARYKFVIDSGIAEFDDQIFSDDLRYKLSDQSSAEDSLSLPREFNSWHTFAQLQYLELKVRLPDYITRHLDAASMAYSLEARVPFLDHELVEFSTQIPPSLKMRGVQEKHILRQAMRDVLPREIAQRKKRGLSAPYAQWVDELPAFASELMSENCLREKGYFNPEFMTQLAGQHGLRKTVHSKYLMGVLGIQLWDDLFMKGCKPRNQ
- a CDS encoding glycosyltransferase family 2 protein; this translates as MQYSTPSFQNKTPFISIIIPVHNGENYIDKCLDSILASTYNPYEIIVVDDASTDKSAEISRGKGASVLRLDRQSGPAAARNFGAEKAKGEILFFVDSDIVVKPDTITRIAEDFMKNPEIVAVFGSYDDSPAASDLLSQYRNLFHHYIHQNSQSEAKTFWAGCGAIYREIFHQLNGFDEYLYTKPSIEDIELGLRMWKRGYRILLDKELQVKHLKHWKWRSCLKTDIFDRAIPWSRLILESGLLPRDLNLQIPHRISALLVGILVLTVIVSLLGALNLFKFPADNFFIASLALIATLLILNRKVYGFFYRERGLKFTVTAIPLHFLYYFYSGTSFAACWLLHRFPILRSVLHKANAFAQSLLQRN
- a CDS encoding ATP-grasp domain-containing protein, which codes for MYMTEFDRDNDISSIVETLGDSNVTQIFVHSVTSLKNIGEYIKIKPELAKYSERALVLARPDDLVCVPYDVDNQHLQFLSGLAVGTKKEKVIVASGGVNTGVGASLSDLVAANPDALLTIRRLIKPNKKIILNPYITTHREIRLASTLEKVLATKIHLDGGAPEAVCYADQKCKVRNKALALGIPVPQGEVIEIMRGEDGRPLSMTPIESGVGRHIHRTGRVVIKGTHGTSGDSTFIVEKGAPSIKQALNEIAEKDYNTTYIVESMIDFTVSPNVLMYIEPGKGDIFCVGITDQVLNENLMHEGNIYPSVANTLKDMVLSARTLSRWLQAKGYSGLLGFDFIEYFDREKGLYQHYLAEINPRTNAATYPRALMEHLNKEQKRKGRPIIQAFLSLNVRTKAISFADIEKLYDHSFFDPETGKGLVPFNIGCLEYGKFTAALFGKTRNEVLNIYKDLSILSQKEEEQLK
- the murF gene encoding UDP-N-acetylmuramoyl-tripeptide--D-alanyl-D-alanine ligase; translated protein: MTGSVGKTTTKECLGAILSAHFPTAMTQYNQNDAYGVPRTILRIRPWHRFAVVEIGTSRPGRVGKLARLVRPHIAIVLAVARTHINFFKTLEETAREKARILEPLSSDGLAILNADDPRVLRMADNCKCKVKTFGLSKEYNLWADEISSKWPEHLTLRVHTRSQAEWIKTNLVGEHWVSSILAAVLAALSCGISLKDAAAALEKVNPAMGRMQPVVVPSGAIILRDEENGSSDTLLPALKVLKEAEAKRRVLVMSDISDSRDKPRDRLKKLGKTASQIADLAVFIGEHGHHAVKTAIASGMKPEQALHFKDLYRAALYLRSELRSGDLVLLKGRITDHLSRLFLAQFGPIGCWKTKCGKTFLCDICKELKPEFDLGGLESRLFIQ